TGCGGCTGGGCAATCTCTTTTTGGAGAACAGTCACTTCGCCAACCTCCTTTAGATATTTATCGGAAAGAGTTATCAAACAATCAAGCTCAAAGTTTGGTAATAATTCTTGTTTTGGGCTTACTGCCTCAAACCGCCGGGTAAGATTTGCTGAAGCCCTGCCGAGCGTGGAACCGTCGTCTACAACGCGGTCCCGCTTCAGCGGCTTCAGACGAACCCGTCTTTGACCAAGGTCAAAGCTCAAAAATATATATAGCGGTTTTGACATTTTGACCTTCCGTGCGCGGTAAGTGTTCATTCACCGCTGTCTTCATCGTCCGCTTTCCACCCATCGGGCGTCTTTGTAAGAGTGTAAGTTTTTGGAGACCCTTGATGTCCCCCTTCTTCCTCAATGGTGAAGCCGCCTGCCCGCAGTTTACTGATGTCGTTTCTCACAGTCTGGTCGCTGACCTTCAGTAAGTCGGTTAGCTCTTTCTGCGTGTAGCTCCGCTGTGTCAACAGCTTCGCCAGCTTCTGCAGGCGCACTTCGCTGTCTTTCAGCTTTATGTTGATGCGGAAACCATCATCGTAAACCAGATTCCCGTCCTCGAATTTTAAGCTCAAATTCTCTACAGTCTCAGCGTCGCGGAACTCTCCGGTAACAACTACGCCTACATCTTCGTCTTTCTGGAACTTGCGGATGTCTATCACGCCGTCCATTTCCGCCCCTTTGACAGAAGACCCCCTGCTGGCATACACAAGAACGTCCGACGGCTTTTTTGCGGTGTGGTCAACGACGACGACCGCCATATGGGGGTACTTGCGGAGGAGCATATTTAGTGGCGCGAATACCTGCTGCATGACGGAAGAGTCGTTTTCGTCTCCATCGAAGAAGCTCCTCAGTGGGTCAAGTACGAGCAGGTCAGGCCGGAACTCGTCAATAAATTTGAGCAGGTCTTCAAATTCCGGGTTTTTCGGTAGCAGTTTCACGCCTGTCCTGTGCGGAATGACGATGTTGCTTGTACCGGCAAGGCTCTGCTGTACTCTCTGGATTAAAGCGTTGGTCGAGTGTTCTTCCTCCACCATAACGGCTTTGATTCCAGAGACGGTAGTTTTCCAAAACGGTACCCCGCAGACGTTTTCTCCGCGGCTGAGCGCTTTTAATAAGCTTAGGACAAACCACGTCTTCATCTGCTTCGGCGGCCCTTGGACAAGAATTTTTTGCCCTCTCGCTATCATCCCTCTTACCAGCCAGTCAGGTTCCGCAGGCTCTCTCTTCAGCAGTTCTTCCACCCTGTAGTAGCGGGAAAACCGGTCTTGGTGTTCTTCAAGCGGGATTAGCTCTACCAGTTCCTGGTCGGTATGGTTGTTGCGGGTCAACCACTCACAGATGTCTTTCCCGACATCGCCCCGCTTCCACGGCAGTTCAACCACTTTACACCGTTCTTCTCCCAGCACCGCTAGGGCAGACCTGACAAAGTTCGCGCTGGCGTCGTCGTCCTGCGGGATGAGGTAGATGGTGCGTATGCCTTCAAATTCCCGTTTCCACTCCTTGCGGAAATTGTTGCCCGGCACGCTAACTACAGGGATGTCTACACCGCAGGCTTCAAGCGCTTGGATAGTCCTTAGAGCATCGCTTTCTCCCTCTACTATAACTGCTTGGCTCTTCCCCTCAAGACTGTCGAGATTCCACAATGAAAAACGGGAGTTTTTAACCGCTCCTTTCCTGCCGTCGTAAGCCCTCCCTCTGATAGCCCTGATTTTGCCCCTCACGCGAAAAGGGACTACCAAGCATTCAACCTGTCCTGCATCTTCGTCATGGGGGACATAACCCCATTCGAAACGCTCCAGCATTTCATACTTGATTCCTCTGGCGGTAATGTACTCTTGGACAATCGGCAGTTCCGGGCGCAGGCGCGCTTTTGCTTCTTTGATAAACTCTTCAAATTCCTCTTCCTGTCCGGGTGTGGGGATATAGGTGTGGCTGGGGTCGTAGTGGGGGAACGCTCGGAGGTAGCTTCCTGTCCGTTCGTCTTTTACGTAAAGCTCGCGGAGGTAGTCGTTTATGAAATAGCTCGCGTCTTCCGGCGCAATGCCTGCAATTTCAACTAAAAAGCGGTACGGCGAAAAGCTCCCGCATACATG
This genomic interval from Anaerolineae bacterium contains the following:
- a CDS encoding DNA repair protein RadA domain protein, translating into MKKWRVDFNESLHPEPWRDFYARYFPELDRMDIKEDGFTVQSLKCLYHSDRKPSATVNVKSGFYVCHVCGSFSPYRFLVEIAGIAPEDASYFINDYLRELYVKDERTGSYLRAFPHYDPSHTYIPTPGQEEEFEEFIKEAKARLRPELPIVQEYITARGIKYEMLERFEWGYVPHDEDAGQVECLVVPFRVRGKIRAIRGRAYDGRKGAVKNSRFSLWNLDSLEGKSQAVIVEGESDALRTIQALEACGVDIPVVSVPGNNFRKEWKREFEGIRTIYLIPQDDDASANFVRSALAVLGEERCKVVELPWKRGDVGKDICEWLTRNNHTDQELVELIPLEEHQDRFSRYYRVEELLKREPAEPDWLVRGMIARGQKILVQGPPKQMKTWFVLSLLKALSRGENVCGVPFWKTTVSGIKAVMVEEEHSTNALIQRVQQSLAGTSNIVIPHRTGVKLLPKNPEFEDLLKFIDEFRPDLLVLDPLRSFFDGDENDSSVMQQVFAPLNMLLRKYPHMAVVVVDHTAKKPSDVLVYASRGSSVKGAEMDGVIDIRKFQKDEDVGVVVTGEFRDAETVENLSLKFEDGNLVYDDGFRINIKLKDSEVRLQKLAKLLTQRSYTQKELTDLLKVSDQTVRNDISKLRAGGFTIEEEGGHQGSPKTYTLTKTPDGWKADDEDSGE